One genomic segment of Intestinimonas butyriciproducens includes these proteins:
- a CDS encoding TrbC/VirB2 family protein, which yields MKHTDCTRRAFKALLTAALLPLCLTVPALAVEGDPLQVVNNLSDFVFQCIQAIGVILLGFGIVQIGLSLKGHDAGQRAQGFMCFFGGLLIAFAKPILDSIMG from the coding sequence ATGAAACATACCGACTGTACCCGCAGGGCATTTAAGGCTCTGCTTACCGCCGCGCTTCTGCCCCTCTGCCTCACCGTCCCCGCCCTGGCCGTGGAGGGCGACCCCCTCCAGGTGGTCAATAACCTGAGTGACTTTGTATTCCAGTGTATCCAGGCCATCGGCGTGATCCTGTTGGGCTTTGGCATCGTGCAGATCGGCCTCAGCCTCAAGGGCCACGACGCGGGCCAGCGGGCCCAGGGCTTCATGTGCTTCTTCGGTGGGCTCCTGATCGCCTTCGCCAAGCCAATCCTGGACTCCATCATGGGGTAA